A genomic region of Xanthomonas campestris pv. phormiicola contains the following coding sequences:
- the nusG gene encoding transcription termination/antitermination protein NusG has translation MKRWYVVHAYSGFEKSVAQALRDRIVRDEMQERFGDVLVPTEEVIEMRSGQKRRSERKFFPGYVLVQIETHEEGGIPRIDNESWHLVKETPKVMGFIGGTADRPLPIRDEEADAILQRVQDGVEKPRPKVLFEPGQMVRVTDGPFNDFNGVVEEVNYEKSRLRVAVLIFGRSTPVELEFGQVEKA, from the coding sequence GTGAAGCGTTGGTATGTCGTTCACGCCTATTCAGGCTTCGAGAAGTCCGTGGCCCAAGCGCTGCGCGACCGCATTGTGCGTGACGAGATGCAGGAGCGCTTCGGCGACGTGCTGGTGCCGACCGAGGAAGTGATCGAGATGCGCTCCGGCCAGAAGCGCCGGTCCGAGCGCAAGTTCTTCCCGGGCTACGTGCTGGTGCAGATCGAGACCCACGAGGAGGGCGGCATCCCGCGCATCGACAACGAAAGCTGGCACCTGGTCAAGGAAACCCCGAAGGTGATGGGGTTCATCGGCGGCACCGCCGATCGTCCGCTGCCGATCCGCGACGAAGAAGCCGATGCGATCCTGCAGCGCGTTCAGGATGGCGTGGAGAAGCCGCGTCCGAAGGTGCTGTTCGAGCCGGGCCAGATGGTCCGCGTCACCGATGGTCCGTTCAACGACTTCAACGGCGTGGTCGAGGAAGTGAACTACGAGAAGAGCCGCCTGCGCGTGGCGGTGCTGATCTTCGGCCGCTCCACCCCGGTGGAGCTGGAATTCGGCCAGGTCGAGAAGGCCTGA
- the secE gene encoding preprotein translocase subunit SecE encodes MNSKIEHSKGTAVSSGGDIVKYVIAALLVVAGLFVWFWFGESSRATQLGSWSGPLRGLAVIVGLVAAGAVFLLTAKGRESREFVSESRFELRKVVWPTRQEAIRTTWVVIVVVIILSLLLGGFDFLIQKLMQWFVSR; translated from the coding sequence ATGAACAGCAAGATCGAGCATTCCAAAGGCACCGCCGTTTCCTCGGGTGGCGATATCGTCAAGTATGTCATCGCTGCCTTGCTGGTGGTCGCGGGCCTGTTTGTCTGGTTCTGGTTCGGCGAGTCGAGTCGTGCGACGCAGTTGGGGAGCTGGTCCGGTCCGTTGCGTGGCCTGGCCGTCATCGTCGGCCTAGTGGCCGCCGGCGCGGTCTTCTTGCTGACCGCCAAGGGGCGCGAGTCCCGCGAGTTCGTCTCCGAGTCCCGGTTCGAACTGCGCAAGGTGGTGTGGCCGACCCGTCAGGAAGCGATCCGCACCACCTGGGTCGTGATCGTGGTGGTGATCATTCTGAGTCTGCTGCTGGGCGGGTTCGATTTCCTGATCCAGAAGCTGATGCAGTGGTTCGTGAGTCGTTGA
- the tuf gene encoding elongation factor Tu, whose protein sequence is MAKGKFERTKPHVNVGTIGHVDHGKTTLTAALTKIGAERFGGEFKAYDAIDAAPEEKARGITISTAHVEYESPNRHYAHVDCPGHADYVKNMITGAAQMDGAILVCSAADGPMPQTREHILLSRQVGVPHIVVFLNKADMVDDAELLELVEMEVRELLSKYDFPGDDTPIIHGSARLALEGDQSEIGVPSILKLVEALDSFIPEPQRDVDKPFLMPVEDVFSISGRGTVVTGRIERGVIKVGDEIEIVGIRATQKTTVTGVEMFRKLLDQGQAGDNAGLLLRGTKRDDVERGQVLCKPGSIKPHTEFEAEVYVLSKDEGGRHTPFFKGYRPQFYFRTTDITGACELPEGVEMVMPGDNVKMVVTLINPVAMDEGLRFAIREGGRTVGAGVVAKIIK, encoded by the coding sequence ATGGCCAAGGGTAAGTTCGAGCGCACCAAGCCGCACGTCAACGTCGGCACCATCGGTCACGTCGACCACGGCAAGACCACGCTGACCGCGGCGCTGACCAAGATCGGCGCAGAGCGCTTCGGCGGCGAGTTCAAGGCGTACGACGCGATCGATGCGGCGCCGGAAGAGAAGGCGCGCGGCATCACGATCTCGACCGCGCACGTGGAATACGAATCCCCGAACCGTCACTACGCGCACGTCGATTGCCCGGGTCACGCGGACTACGTCAAGAACATGATCACCGGTGCGGCGCAGATGGACGGCGCGATCCTGGTGTGCTCGGCCGCTGACGGCCCGATGCCGCAGACCCGCGAGCACATCCTGCTGTCGCGCCAGGTCGGCGTGCCGCACATCGTGGTGTTCCTGAACAAGGCGGACATGGTCGACGACGCCGAGTTGCTCGAGCTGGTCGAGATGGAAGTGCGCGAGCTGCTGAGCAAGTACGACTTCCCGGGCGACGACACCCCGATCATCCACGGTTCGGCGCGTCTGGCGCTGGAAGGCGACCAGAGCGAGATCGGCGTGCCGTCGATCCTGAAGCTGGTGGAAGCGCTGGATTCGTTCATCCCGGAGCCGCAGCGCGACGTGGACAAGCCGTTCCTGATGCCGGTGGAAGACGTGTTCTCGATCTCGGGCCGCGGCACCGTGGTGACCGGCCGTATCGAGCGCGGCGTGATCAAGGTGGGCGACGAAATCGAAATCGTCGGCATCCGCGCCACGCAGAAGACCACGGTCACCGGCGTGGAAATGTTCCGCAAGCTGCTGGACCAGGGCCAGGCGGGCGACAACGCCGGTCTGCTGCTGCGCGGCACCAAGCGTGACGACGTGGAGCGCGGCCAGGTGCTGTGCAAGCCGGGTTCGATCAAGCCGCACACCGAGTTCGAGGCCGAGGTCTACGTGCTGTCGAAGGACGAGGGGGGGCGTCACACCCCGTTCTTCAAGGGTTATCGTCCGCAGTTCTACTTCCGCACCACCGACATCACCGGCGCTTGCGAGCTGCCGGAAGGCGTGGAGATGGTGATGCCGGGCGACAACGTGAAGATGGTGGTCACGCTGATCAACCCGGTGGCGATGGACGAAGGTCTGCGTTTCGCGATCCGCGAAGGCGGCCGCACCGTCGGCGCCGGCGTGGTGGCCAAGATCATCAAGTAA
- the ychF gene encoding redox-regulated ATPase YchF — protein sequence MGIKCGIVGLPNVGKSTLFNALTKAGIAAANFPFCTIEPNVGVVPVPDPRLGELSKIINPQKVVPTAVEFVDIAGLVAGAASGEGLGNKFLAHIREVDAITHVVRCFENADVIHVNNKVDPISDIETIDTELALADLDSVEKALNRAERSAKGGDKDAAARKPVLAKLQAALADGKAGRSAGLDEEEKALVRDLFLLTLKPVMYIANVLEDGFENNPHLDAVRARAATEGAEVVPVSAAIEEELSQLDDADRDTFLADLGLAEPGLNRVIRAAYSLLGLQTYFTAGVKEVRAWTVKAGSTAPQAAAVIHTDFEKGFIRAETIAYDDFIKYKGEAGAREAGRLRLEGKEYRVQEGDVLHFRFNV from the coding sequence ATGGGCATCAAATGCGGCATCGTCGGCCTGCCCAACGTCGGCAAGTCGACTCTGTTCAATGCGCTGACCAAGGCGGGCATCGCTGCGGCCAACTTCCCGTTCTGCACCATCGAGCCCAATGTCGGCGTGGTGCCGGTGCCGGATCCGCGGCTGGGCGAGCTGTCCAAGATCATCAATCCGCAGAAGGTCGTGCCGACCGCGGTCGAGTTCGTCGACATCGCCGGCCTGGTCGCCGGCGCGGCCAGCGGCGAGGGGCTGGGCAACAAGTTCCTGGCGCACATCCGCGAGGTCGATGCGATCACCCACGTGGTGCGTTGCTTCGAGAACGCCGACGTCATCCACGTCAACAACAAGGTCGATCCGATCTCGGACATCGAGACCATCGATACCGAGCTGGCCCTGGCCGATCTGGACAGTGTCGAGAAGGCGCTGAACCGCGCCGAGCGCAGCGCCAAGGGCGGCGACAAGGACGCGGCCGCGCGCAAGCCGGTCCTGGCCAAGCTGCAGGCCGCGCTGGCCGACGGCAAGGCCGGGCGCAGCGCGGGCCTGGACGAGGAGGAGAAGGCGCTGGTGCGCGACCTGTTCCTGCTCACGCTCAAGCCGGTGATGTACATCGCCAACGTGCTCGAGGACGGGTTCGAGAACAACCCGCACCTGGATGCGGTGCGCGCGCGCGCCGCCACCGAGGGTGCCGAGGTGGTGCCGGTGTCGGCGGCGATCGAGGAAGAGCTGTCGCAGCTGGACGACGCCGACCGCGACACCTTCCTGGCCGACCTGGGCCTGGCCGAGCCGGGCTTGAACCGGGTGATCCGCGCGGCGTATTCGCTGCTCGGGCTGCAGACCTATTTCACGGCCGGCGTCAAGGAAGTGCGTGCGTGGACGGTGAAGGCCGGATCGACCGCGCCGCAGGCCGCCGCGGTGATCCACACCGACTTCGAGAAGGGCTTCATCCGCGCCGAAACCATCGCCTACGACGACTTCATCAAGTACAAGGGCGAAGCCGGCGCGCGCGAGGCCGGGCGGCTGCGCCTGGAAGGCAAGGAATACCGTGTGCAGGAAGGCGACGTGCTGCATTTCCGCTTCAACGTCTGA
- the pth gene encoding aminoacyl-tRNA hydrolase encodes MTGLRLIVGLGNPGTEHANTRHNAGFRFVEHLAERAGARWSVDAKLFGETAKVDVAGQALWLLKPATFMNLSGKSVTAALRYWKIEPEQALLAHDELDLAPGTARLKFDGGHGGQNGLRDTIRLLGHAGFHRLRIGIGHPGHRDKVVPWVLGRAGKDDQILIDRAIDEAIAVLPLAVQGDFNEAMKRLHTQGK; translated from the coding sequence ATGACTGGTCTGCGTCTGATCGTCGGTCTGGGCAATCCCGGAACCGAACACGCGAACACCCGGCACAACGCCGGGTTTCGTTTTGTCGAGCACCTGGCCGAGCGGGCCGGTGCGCGCTGGAGCGTGGATGCCAAGCTGTTCGGCGAAACCGCCAAGGTCGATGTGGCCGGGCAGGCACTGTGGCTGCTGAAGCCGGCCACCTTCATGAATCTCAGCGGCAAGTCGGTGACCGCCGCGTTGCGCTACTGGAAGATCGAACCGGAGCAGGCGTTGCTGGCCCACGACGAACTGGATCTGGCGCCGGGCACGGCGCGGCTCAAGTTCGACGGCGGCCATGGCGGGCAGAACGGTTTGCGCGACACCATCCGCCTGCTCGGGCATGCCGGTTTCCACAGGCTGCGCATCGGCATCGGCCATCCCGGACACAGGGACAAGGTCGTCCCCTGGGTGCTGGGACGTGCGGGCAAGGACGACCAGATCCTGATCGATCGCGCCATCGACGAGGCCATCGCGGTGCTGCCGCTGGCGGTGCAGGGCGATTTCAACGAGGCGATGAAGCGGTTGCATACGCAGGGGAAATAG
- a CDS encoding 50S ribosomal protein L25/general stress protein Ctc, with protein sequence MATTHEIKVQRREVEGKGASRRLRRDGLIPAIVYGGELKPVNIELNHNEVWLASQNDWFYSSILSLSLNGDIQKVLLRDMQRHPFKQLIMHIDFQRVNDNEALHASVPLHFLNEDVSPAGKSAEVVVTHELNEIQVVCLPKDLPEFVEVDLSALSVGDVIHLSDLKLPAGVELPELKLGKEHDVAVVIAKHGQIEAEPEATDAPSAAEPAKKDGK encoded by the coding sequence ATGGCAACCACACATGAAATCAAGGTTCAGCGCCGCGAGGTCGAGGGTAAGGGTGCGAGCCGCCGCCTCCGTCGCGACGGCCTGATCCCCGCCATCGTCTACGGTGGCGAACTGAAGCCGGTCAACATCGAGCTCAACCACAACGAAGTCTGGCTCGCCAGCCAGAACGACTGGTTCTATTCGTCGATCCTGAGCCTGAGCCTGAACGGCGACATCCAGAAGGTGCTGCTGCGCGATATGCAGCGCCACCCGTTCAAGCAGCTGATCATGCACATCGACTTCCAGCGCGTGAACGACAACGAGGCGCTGCACGCGTCGGTGCCGCTGCACTTCCTCAACGAGGACGTGTCGCCGGCCGGCAAGTCGGCCGAAGTCGTGGTCACCCACGAACTGAACGAGATCCAGGTCGTGTGCCTGCCGAAGGACCTGCCGGAGTTCGTCGAAGTCGACCTGTCCGCGCTGTCCGTCGGCGACGTGATCCATCTGTCCGACCTGAAGCTGCCGGCCGGCGTCGAGCTGCCCGAGCTGAAGCTGGGCAAGGAGCACGACGTGGCGGTGGTCATCGCCAAGCACGGCCAGATCGAGGCCGAGCCGGAAGCGACCGACGCCCCGTCTGCCGCCGAGCCGGCCAAGAAGGACGGCAAGTAA
- a CDS encoding ribose-phosphate diphosphokinase, with amino-acid sequence MQDQRNLLVFSGNANKPLAKSICKELGVRPGKAMVSRFSDGEVQVEIEENVRRQEVFVIQPTCAPSAENLMELLVLIDALKRASAASVTAVVPYFGYSRQDRRMRSSRVPITAKVAAKMFTAVNADRVLTVDLHADQIQGFFDIPVDNVYASPLLLADIWRAYGTDNLIVVSPDVGGVVRARAVAKRLDDADLAIIDKRRPRANVSTVMNIIGDVEGKTCVLVDDIVDTAGTLCAAAAALKAQGALKVAAYCTHPVLSGPAVSNISNSQLDELVVTDTIPLSDAARGCSKIRQLSVAELLAETIRRIAFGESVSSLYVD; translated from the coding sequence ATGCAAGATCAACGTAACCTGCTGGTGTTCTCCGGCAATGCCAACAAGCCGCTTGCCAAGAGCATCTGCAAGGAGCTGGGCGTGCGTCCGGGCAAGGCGATGGTGTCGCGCTTCTCCGATGGCGAAGTGCAGGTGGAGATCGAGGAGAACGTGCGCCGGCAGGAAGTGTTCGTGATCCAGCCGACCTGCGCGCCCAGCGCGGAAAACCTGATGGAGCTGCTGGTGCTGATCGACGCGCTCAAGCGCGCCAGCGCCGCCAGCGTCACCGCGGTGGTGCCGTACTTCGGCTATTCGCGGCAGGACCGGCGCATGCGCTCCTCGCGCGTGCCGATCACCGCCAAGGTCGCGGCGAAGATGTTCACCGCGGTCAACGCCGACCGCGTGCTGACCGTGGACCTGCACGCCGACCAGATCCAGGGCTTCTTCGACATCCCGGTCGACAACGTGTACGCCTCGCCGCTGCTGCTGGCCGACATCTGGCGCGCCTACGGCACCGATAACCTGATCGTGGTGTCGCCGGACGTGGGCGGCGTGGTCCGCGCCCGCGCCGTGGCCAAGCGCCTGGACGACGCCGACCTGGCGATCATCGACAAGCGCCGCCCGCGCGCCAACGTGTCCACGGTGATGAACATCATCGGCGACGTCGAAGGCAAGACCTGCGTGCTGGTCGACGACATCGTCGATACCGCCGGCACCCTGTGCGCCGCGGCGGCCGCGCTGAAGGCGCAGGGCGCGCTGAAGGTGGCCGCGTACTGCACGCATCCGGTGCTGTCCGGGCCGGCGGTCAGCAACATCAGCAATTCGCAGCTCGACGAGCTGGTCGTCACCGACACCATCCCGCTGTCGGACGCCGCCCGCGGCTGCAGCAAGATCCGCCAGCTCAGCGTCGCCGAGCTGCTGGCCGAAACCATTCGCCGCATCGCCTTCGGCGAGTCGGTGAGTTCGTTGTACGTGGATTAA
- the ispE gene encoding 4-(cytidine 5'-diphospho)-2-C-methyl-D-erythritol kinase, translating into MSAVGEDGWSAWPAPAKLNLFLQITGRRADGYHELQTVFRLLDWGDTVRLRVRGDGVVARIGDSVPGVAEADDLLVRAAKLLQKEANIAQGVDICVEKRIPAGGGFGGGSSDAATALVALNALWGAGLDEDALAGLGLTLGADVPVFVRGRDAWAEGVGERLTPLPLPPAWYVLADPAVHVPTAALFQAPDLTRDAAPAKMADFVSGFLLGNAFEPVLLRREPAIQAVFQALAQIGTPRLTGSGSGCFVEFADRAAAMRALAALPDGLRAWVAGGVTRSPLLDALEA; encoded by the coding sequence ATGAGCGCGGTGGGAGAGGACGGCTGGTCGGCCTGGCCGGCCCCGGCGAAGCTGAACCTGTTCCTACAGATCACCGGCCGCCGCGCCGACGGCTACCATGAATTGCAGACCGTGTTCCGCCTGCTCGACTGGGGCGATACGGTGCGCCTGCGGGTACGCGGCGACGGTGTGGTGGCGCGGATCGGCGACTCCGTGCCCGGCGTCGCCGAGGCCGACGACCTGTTGGTGCGGGCCGCGAAACTTCTGCAAAAAGAAGCCAACATTGCCCAAGGTGTGGATATATGCGTCGAAAAGCGCATTCCGGCCGGTGGTGGTTTCGGCGGCGGCTCGTCCGACGCGGCGACCGCGCTGGTCGCGCTGAATGCGCTGTGGGGCGCCGGACTGGACGAGGATGCGCTGGCCGGCCTGGGCCTGACGCTGGGCGCTGACGTGCCGGTGTTCGTGCGCGGTCGCGATGCCTGGGCCGAGGGCGTGGGCGAGCGGTTGACGCCATTGCCCCTGCCGCCGGCCTGGTATGTACTGGCCGATCCGGCGGTTCACGTGCCCACCGCGGCGCTGTTCCAGGCCCCGGATTTGACGCGGGATGCTGCGCCCGCGAAAATGGCCGACTTCGTTTCAGGTTTCCTGCTCGGCAATGCGTTCGAGCCGGTGCTGCTCCGCCGCGAACCGGCCATCCAGGCCGTGTTCCAGGCGCTCGCGCAGATCGGCACGCCGCGCCTTACCGGGTCGGGGAGCGGGTGTTTCGTCGAGTTCGCCGATCGCGCTGCCGCCATGCGCGCGCTGGCGGCCTTGCCGGACGGGTTGCGCGCCTGGGTGGCCGGCGGCGTGACCCGCTCGCCGCTGCTCGACGCGCTGGAGGCATAG
- the lolB gene encoding lipoprotein insertase outer membrane protein LolB: protein MGGCSPLAPRQAPPAASAPLGEAARQADAARTAWLAAHPNWSFQGRVAITKGRNGGSGRIDWAQQQRQYRIELSAPVTRQSWRLSGDSQGGGRLEGLEGGPRAGEDAQQVLREATGWEIPVNLLPDWVRGQVAVDAAAPEQVGYDAEGRLQALRQMGWEIQFQEWYPPSDGRPALPRRIEARNGDAKVRLLLDQWDFATP, encoded by the coding sequence CTGGGCGGCTGTAGCCCGCTGGCGCCGCGGCAGGCGCCGCCGGCCGCGAGCGCGCCGTTGGGCGAGGCTGCGCGCCAGGCCGATGCCGCGCGCACGGCATGGCTGGCCGCGCATCCGAACTGGTCGTTCCAGGGCCGGGTGGCGATCACCAAGGGTCGCAACGGCGGCAGCGGGCGTATCGACTGGGCCCAGCAGCAGCGGCAGTACCGGATCGAGCTCAGCGCGCCGGTGACCCGGCAGAGCTGGCGCCTGAGCGGCGACAGCCAGGGTGGTGGCCGCCTGGAGGGGTTGGAAGGCGGCCCGCGCGCGGGCGAGGACGCGCAGCAGGTGCTGCGCGAGGCCACCGGTTGGGAGATTCCGGTCAATCTGCTGCCGGATTGGGTGCGTGGGCAGGTCGCGGTGGACGCCGCGGCGCCCGAGCAGGTCGGCTACGACGCCGAGGGGCGCCTGCAGGCGCTGCGGCAGATGGGCTGGGAGATCCAGTTCCAGGAGTGGTACCCGCCCAGCGACGGCCGTCCGGCCCTGCCACGGCGCATCGAGGCGCGCAACGGCGACGCCAAGGTGCGCCTGCTGCTGGACCAGTGGGACTTCGCCACGCCATGA
- a CDS encoding tetratricopeptide repeat protein yields MPALIRIRIVLLLSALAALPAIGAPAAAPTAAAKVPPSAAASSLTPVLAGEFALQAGQLADASHWYLQAANESPGDAGLAERATRIAMLANDNAAAAQALALWRQRAPESLAMRSSEASLALRNGNLRQARGLLVALLRDKDARGWRYALVALVSGNRDPEVAAKVLDQLLDANAIPDQLEAWQEFGRLALRLEQPKLAERIVDQLVKRFPEEPRVALLHATQLQQAGKTEQARALLRGVEPKAPRDPELRGALAYAYDAIGDTAAAARVLTLGPQDTQNYGLRASMLAKLQDNAALSALYAELSKEATQPDPERRLLLGKIAEFLKRYQEAVTWYRGVPGGPLRNEARLRTAGALYELGQKDAAFAEARALQDDAEADDAARRDAYVLEAELRQRSGDDAGELQVFERGLAAYPDDNALLYARGLAWERRDRIDRAEADLRKILVTEPENVAALNALGYTLADRTHRYREALQLIDRARTADPDNAAIIDSYGWVLYRLGKTQEALVQLRRAWTQFKDPEIAAHIGQVLWEQGRQDEANKYFDEARKLDPKNRALQRAMDKVAP; encoded by the coding sequence ATGCCCGCATTGATTCGCATCCGTATCGTTCTATTGCTGTCGGCGCTCGCCGCTTTGCCGGCCATCGGCGCCCCCGCCGCCGCGCCGACGGCCGCCGCCAAGGTGCCGCCGAGCGCCGCGGCGTCTTCGTTGACGCCGGTGCTGGCCGGCGAATTCGCGCTGCAGGCCGGGCAGCTGGCCGATGCCTCGCACTGGTACCTGCAGGCGGCGAACGAGTCGCCCGGCGATGCCGGTCTGGCCGAGCGTGCGACCCGGATCGCGATGCTGGCCAACGACAACGCCGCCGCCGCCCAGGCCCTGGCGCTGTGGCGCCAGCGTGCGCCGGAGTCGCTGGCGATGCGCAGTTCCGAGGCGTCGCTGGCGCTGCGCAACGGCAATCTGCGCCAGGCGCGTGGCCTGCTGGTGGCGCTGCTGCGCGACAAGGACGCACGCGGCTGGCGCTACGCGCTGGTGGCGCTGGTCAGCGGCAACCGCGATCCGGAGGTCGCGGCCAAGGTGCTGGACCAACTGCTCGACGCCAATGCCATCCCCGACCAGCTCGAGGCCTGGCAGGAGTTCGGGCGCCTGGCGCTGCGCCTGGAACAGCCGAAGCTGGCCGAGCGCATCGTCGATCAGCTGGTCAAGCGTTTCCCGGAGGAGCCGCGGGTGGCCCTGCTGCACGCCACCCAGCTGCAACAGGCCGGCAAGACCGAGCAGGCGCGTGCGCTGCTGCGGGGCGTGGAGCCCAAGGCGCCGCGCGATCCCGAGCTGCGCGGCGCGCTGGCCTACGCCTACGACGCGATCGGCGACACCGCCGCGGCGGCGCGGGTGCTGACGCTCGGCCCGCAGGACACCCAGAACTACGGCCTGCGCGCTTCGATGCTGGCCAAGCTGCAGGACAACGCGGCGCTGAGCGCGCTGTACGCAGAACTGAGCAAGGAGGCGACGCAGCCGGACCCTGAGCGGCGCCTGCTGCTCGGCAAGATCGCCGAGTTCCTGAAGCGCTACCAGGAAGCGGTGACCTGGTACCGCGGCGTGCCGGGCGGCCCGCTGCGCAACGAGGCGCGGCTGCGCACCGCCGGGGCGCTGTACGAACTCGGGCAGAAGGACGCCGCCTTCGCCGAGGCGCGCGCGCTGCAGGACGATGCCGAGGCCGACGATGCCGCGCGCCGCGACGCCTACGTGCTGGAGGCGGAATTGCGCCAGCGCAGCGGCGACGACGCCGGCGAACTGCAGGTGTTCGAGCGCGGCCTGGCCGCCTATCCGGACGACAACGCGCTGCTGTACGCGCGCGGCCTGGCCTGGGAGCGACGCGACCGCATCGACCGTGCCGAAGCCGACCTGCGCAAGATCCTGGTCACCGAGCCGGAGAACGTGGCCGCGCTCAATGCGCTCGGCTACACCCTGGCCGACCGCACCCATCGCTACCGCGAGGCGCTGCAGTTGATCGATCGCGCGCGTACCGCCGATCCGGACAACGCCGCGATCATCGACAGCTACGGCTGGGTGCTGTACCGGCTGGGCAAGACCCAGGAAGCGCTGGTGCAGCTGCGCCGTGCCTGGACCCAGTTCAAGGATCCGGAGATCGCCGCGCACATCGGCCAGGTGCTGTGGGAGCAGGGCAGGCAGGACGAGGCCAACAAGTACTTCGACGAGGCGCGCAAGCTCGATCCGAAGAATCGCGCGCTGCAGCGGGCCATGGACAAGGTCGCGCCGTGA
- the hemA gene encoding glutamyl-tRNA reductase yields MTLWVLGLNHQTAPVDLRERVAFAGDALPRALQSLRALPNVAEAALLSTCNRTELYAIAEDAQSLADWLDAHAAGLHGYLYQHQDADAVRHLFRVATGLDSMVLGEPQILGQVKDAWALAREHGAMGNRLDRLFQQTFSVAKRARTDTRVGANPVSVASTAVRLAQNSFARLSESTVLLVGAGETIELAAKHLSEGRVRRLLIANRTLAHAQELASRHGGVALPLSELERHLQEADVVFSATAAREPVVTRAQVEQALRARKHKPMLLFDLAVPRDIEAGVAELADAYLYTVDDLERAVEDNRRGRREAAEAAEAIIDLQVLRYIETLQASTRQAPLKRLRAHGDSTRDDVLAKARQQLANGKPADEVLEFLANTLTNRLLHPPTAALREAALSGDAELARAAERLFPEKPGYFHPILKTDDTDPAP; encoded by the coding sequence ATGACGTTGTGGGTGCTCGGATTGAACCACCAGACCGCGCCGGTCGACCTGCGCGAACGGGTGGCGTTCGCCGGCGATGCGCTGCCGCGCGCGCTGCAGTCGCTGCGCGCCTTGCCCAACGTCGCCGAGGCCGCCCTGCTGTCCACCTGCAACCGCACCGAGCTGTACGCGATCGCCGAGGACGCGCAGAGCCTGGCCGACTGGCTGGATGCGCACGCGGCCGGCCTGCATGGCTACCTGTACCAGCACCAGGACGCCGACGCGGTGCGGCACCTGTTCCGCGTCGCCACCGGGCTGGACTCGATGGTGCTGGGCGAGCCACAGATCCTCGGCCAGGTGAAAGACGCCTGGGCGCTGGCCCGCGAGCACGGCGCGATGGGCAACCGCCTGGACCGGCTGTTCCAGCAGACCTTCTCGGTGGCCAAGCGCGCGCGCACCGACACCCGGGTCGGCGCCAATCCGGTGTCGGTAGCCTCCACCGCGGTGCGCCTGGCGCAGAACTCCTTCGCCCGGCTCAGCGAATCGACGGTGCTGCTGGTCGGCGCCGGCGAGACCATCGAACTGGCCGCCAAGCACCTCAGCGAAGGCCGCGTGCGGCGCCTGCTGATCGCCAACCGCACCCTCGCCCACGCCCAGGAGCTGGCCAGCCGCCACGGCGGCGTGGCGCTGCCGCTGAGCGAGCTGGAACGGCATCTGCAGGAGGCCGACGTGGTGTTCTCGGCCACCGCCGCGCGCGAGCCGGTGGTGACCCGGGCCCAGGTCGAGCAGGCGCTGCGCGCGCGCAAGCACAAGCCGATGCTGCTGTTCGATCTGGCCGTGCCGCGCGATATCGAGGCCGGCGTGGCCGAGCTGGCCGATGCCTATCTGTACACCGTGGACGACCTGGAACGCGCGGTCGAGGACAATCGCCGCGGCCGCCGCGAAGCGGCCGAGGCCGCCGAGGCGATCATCGACCTGCAGGTGCTGCGCTACATCGAGACGCTGCAGGCCAGCACCCGCCAGGCGCCGCTCAAGCGCCTGCGCGCGCACGGCGACAGCACCCGCGACGACGTGCTGGCCAAGGCGCGGCAGCAGCTGGCCAACGGCAAGCCGGCCGACGAAGTGCTGGAATTCCTCGCCAATACCCTGACCAACCGCCTGCTGCATCCGCCCACCGCGGCGCTGCGCGAGGCGGCGCTGAGCGGCGATGCCGAGCTGGCCCGCGCCGCCGAGCGCCTGTTCCCGGAAAAGCCGGGCTATTTCCATCCCATCCTGAAGACCGATGACACCGACCCTGCGCCGTAA